The genomic stretch CGCCGTGGCGTTGAGCTTCATCGTGCACGAGCCGAGCGGAATCATCGAGTGCGTGAGCGACAGGTCGCGCGACTCGAGCCGGCGGATGTAGCGCAGCATCTCCGTCTCGGAGTGGTAGCTGTTGAAGACGGGGTGCGTGAGGTAGGTGCTCGTGCGCCGCAGGCTCGCGGGCAGCGGGCTGTCGATGCCCTGGCCCAGCTCGTCCATGGAGAAGCCCAGGGCCTTGCCGCCGGCGAACACGGAGAGGATGGCCTCCACGTCCGAGGCGCGGGTGATCTCGTCCAGGCTCAGGCCGATGGTGCGCTCGTCGATGCGGCGGAAGTTCATCCGGTTGGCCTCGGCGGCCGAGAGGATGGCGCGCACCTGCGGGGGCGTCGCGTCCACGCGCAGCGTGTCGAAGACGTGCTCGTGGGTGGCGGTGTAGCCGAGCTTCGCCAGCCCGCGCGCGAGCAGCACGGTGAGGCCGTGCACGCGCTCGGCGATGGCCTTGAGGCCCCGGGGCCCGTGGTACACCGCGTACATGCCGGCCATGATGGCCAGCAGCACCTGCGCGGTGCAGATGTTGCTCGTGGCCTTCTCGCGGCGGATGTGCTGCTCGCGCGTCTGCAGCGCCATGCGCAGGGCGCGCTGGCCCTGGGCGTCCTCGGACACGCCGATGATGCGGCCCGGCATGACGCGGGTGAAGGCGTTCTTCGTGGCGAAGAAGGCCGCGTGCGGGCCGCCGTAGCCCATGGGCACGCCGAAGCGCTGGGCGCTGCCCACCGCCACGTCCGCGCCGAACTCGCCCGGGGGCGTGAGCAGCGTGAGCGCCAGCAGATCCGTGGCGACGATGAAGAGCCCGCCCGCCGCGTGCAGCTTCTCGCCGAAGGCGCGGTAGTCGTGCACGACACCATCGGTGGCCGGGTACTGCACGAGCCCGCCCACGTATTTCTTCGCGGACAGGTCCACCGTGCGGTGGTCGCCCACGACGATCTCCACGCCCAGCGGCTGGGCGCGCGTGCGCACCACGTCGAGCGTCTGCGGGTGGCACGTCTCGGACACGAAGAAGGCCCCCTTGCCCTCGCCCTTGTCCTGGGCGATGGCGAGCGCCATGGCCTCGGCGGCGGCCGTGCCCTCGTCGAGCAGCGAGGCGTTGGCGACTTCCAGGCCGGTGAGGTCCATCACCATCGTCTGGAAGTTGAGCAGCGCCTCCAGCCGGCCCTGGGCGATCTCCGCCTGGTAGGGCGTGTACTGGGTGTACCAGCCCGGGTTCTGCAGGATGTTGCGCAGGATGACGAGCGGCGTCTGGGTGTCGTGGTAGCCCATGCCGATGAACGAGCGGAAGAGCTGGTTCTTCGCCGCGATGGACTCCAGCGCCGAGAGCGCCTCGGACTCGGTCCAGCCGCCGGCCACCCACAGGGGCTCCTTCGAGCGGATGGCTTGGGGAACGGTCTGGTCGATGAGCTCGTCGAGCGAGCCCACGCCCAGCGTCTTCAGCATCCCCTGCAGTTCCTTCTCATCCGGACCGATGTGCCGGTCGGCGAAAGACTCCTGGTATTTCCAGTTCAAGGACATAGGTATCGAGCACTCGCGGTGCGGGTGAAGCCGGGAGGCCGTGGATAACATCCGGCCTCGCGCGCGCCAGTCCGAAAGGCGTCAGGACCCCTTCAACAGGTCCTCGTACGCGCCGGCATCCAGGAGTCCCGCCAGCTGGCTGCTGTCCGAGGGCTCGAGTTCGAGGATCCACCCGGCCCCGTAGGGGTCCGTGTTGATGGCGGAGGCGTCGCCGAGCAGCGCCTCGTTGACCTTCACGACCTTGCCCGACAGGGGCGAGTAGAGGTCGGAGACGGCCTTGGTGGACTCGATGACGCCGAACTGATTGCCGGCGGTGAGGGTGGCGCCCACCTTGGGCAGCTCCACGTAGACCACTTCACCCAGGGACGACTGGGCGTGGTCGGTGACGCCCACCACCACCACGGAGCCCTCCTGCCGGGCCCACTCGTGCTCCTCGGTGTACTTGAGATTCTTGGGAATGTTGCCAGCCATGTGCGTCGCTCCTCTATTTCTTCCAGAAGGGGGTCTTCACCACCACGGCGGGCACCGCGCGGCCCCGGATTTCCACGTCGAAGGTCGAGCCCTCGCCGGACAGCTCCACGGGCACGTAGCCCATGCCGATGGGCTTCTTCACCGAGGGGCCCTGGGTACCGCTCGTCACCTCGCCCACCCGCTGCCCGTCCTTGAGCAGCGGGTAGCCGTGCCGGGGGATGCCCGAGCCCGTCACCTCGAAGCCCACCAGCTTGCGCTGGATGCCCTCGGCCTTCTGCTTCGCCAGCGCGTCGCGGCCGATGAAGCCACCCGCCTTGTCCAGCTTGCAGATCCACCCGAGCCCGGCCTCCAGCGCGGTGTGCGCGTCGTCGATGTCGTTGCCGTAGAGGGCGAACTTCATCTCCGTGCGCAGGCTGTCGCGGGCGCCCAGGCCACAGGGCTTCACGCCGTCGGCCTGCCCCTCCTGGAGCAGCGCCTTCCAGAGCGCCTCCGCGTCACCGGGCGCGCAGTACAGCTCGAAGCCGTCCTCGCCCGTGTAGCCGGTGCGCGAGACGATGCAGGCGATGCCCGCCACCGGCCCTTCCGCGAAGCGGTAGGTGCCGATCTTCGTCAGGTCCACCGGGGTGAGCCGCTGCACGAGCGCCACGGCCTTGGGGCCCTGCACGGCGATCTGCGCGTAGTCGTCGCTGCGGTCCACCGGCTTGACGCCCTCGGCGCGCGCCTGCATCCAGGCGAAGTCCTTGTCCTTGTTGGAGGCGTTGACGACGATGAGGATGCGCTCGGGCGAGAAGCGGTAGGCCACCACGTCATCCACGAAGCCGCCCTGCTCGTTGAGCAGCCCGGCGTAGAGCGCCTGGCCATCCGCGCACTTGGAGAGATCGTTGGTGATGAGCCGGTTGGCGGTCTCCAGGGCGCCGGGGCCGCGGAACTCGATCTCCCCCATATGGGACACGTCGAAGAGGCCCACCGCGTTGCGCACGGCCTCGTGTTCGGCGATGACGGAGCTGTACTGCACCGGCATGTCCCAGCCGGCGAAGTCCACCATCCGGGCGCCCAGCGCACGGTGGCCGTCGTTGAGCGGCGTTCGCCGGGTCATGTTCATCTCTCCTGGGAGGGGGGTGAAAACGGCGCGGACTATAACCGCGTACCTCCCTCAATCAAGGTTCTCGGGAAGCCCTCCGAGACGTTCTAGACTGTTCGCGTCATGAAGATCCGCAATCGCTTGAACCCGTCCAACCCCTGCTTCTCCTTCGAGTTCTTCCCGCCGAAGACGGATGCGGGAACCGCCAGCCTGCTGCAGACGCTGGAGGACCTGGCGCAACTGGAGCCGGGATTCGTCTCCGTCACCTATGGCGCGGGAGGCAGCACGCGCGATCGCACGGTGGAGCTCGTCACGCGCATCAAACGCGACACGGGCATCGAGGCCATGGCCCACCTCGCGTGCCTGGGCCACACGCGCGAGGAGCTGCGCGAGCTGTTACGGCGGCTCGAGGAGGCGGGGATCGACAACGTGCTGGTGCTGCGCGGCGACGTACCCCAGGGCGCCTCCCCCTCCACCCTCGCGGACTCGGACTTCCGTCATGCCGCGGATCTCGTGCGCTTCATCCGCGAGGAGGATTTCAATTTCAGCCTGGGCGGGGCGTGCTATCCGGAGGGCCACGTGGAAACGCGCTCGCGGGACGAGGACCTGCTGCACCTCAAGGCCAAGGTCGACGCCGGCCTGGACTTCGTCATCACCCAGCTCTTCTTCGACAACGCCTTCTACTTCGACTTCGTCGAGCGGGCGCGCCGCGTCGGCATCAACGTCCCCATCGTCCCGGGCATCATGCCCATCACCAACCACGAGCAGATCCAGCGCTTCACCCGCATGTGCGGCGCCACCATCCCCATGCGCCTGGCACTCCAACTGGAACAACTCAAGGACCAGCCGGAGGCCCTGGTGCAACTGGGCGTGGCGCACGCCACGGTGCAATGCATGGAGCTGCTCTCGCGTGGTGTACCGGGAATCCACTTCTACACGCTCAACAAATCACCCGCCACGCGGATGATCGTGAGCGCCTTGAGGGCCCGTACATGAGTGGTCCCGGTCTCAATGTCCCCCTGAACGACCCCCGCCTGCCCACGCTGCGCCGGGTGCGTCCTCCCGCCTTTCTCCTGCTCTGTACGGGAATCCTGGACATCCTTTTCTGGATCGTCATGGTGACGCTGAATCTTTTGCGCGTGGAGCACTTCACCGTGCCCGCGGATCAGCTCTGGCCGTTCCTCTTCAACCTCGTGGGAGCGCTCGTCGCGCGAGGCATCTCCATCTGGGCCGCGCTCAACATCGTGAATCTGCGGAAATGGGGGATTGGCATGGTGGGCTCGCTGACCATCATGCTGCCGCTCGCGCCCGCGTGCTGCTTCGGCGTGCCGGTGGGAGCCTGGATGCTGTTCGTCCTGAATGACACAGACGTTCGCAAGCACTTCACCTGAAGTGCATTTGTGCGTGCGCTCTGTCGTCGCGAAAGCGGTCTTTCTCTCCCCCGCCCCGCGCCCTATTCTCGCGGGGCATTCACCTGATGGAGAGAGTGGTCCATGGATCATCACTACGCGGACATCAACGGCATCCGCATGCATTACGTCACGCATGGTGCGGGGGAGCCCATCCTCTTCATCCATGGCTTTCCCGAGTACTGGGGAGTCTGGAAGAAACAGATGAATGATCTGGGCAAGGACTACTTCGTCATCGCCCCGGACATGCGCGGCTACAACCTCACCTCCAAGCCCAAGGAGGTCGAGGCCTACCACATCCGGCATCTCGTCGAGGATCTGCGCTGTCTGCTGGAGCACCTGGGCATCAAGAAGACGAACATCGTCTCCCAGGACTGGGGCGCGCTGGTGGGCTGGAGCTTCGTGCTGCGCCAGCCCGAGTACGTGCGCCGGTTCGTCACCATCAACATCACCCACCCCGCCCTGTTCGACCGGGAGCTGCGCGAGAACCCCCGCCAGCAACTGGCGGCCCAGTACATGCTCGTCTTCCAGACGCCGAATGCCGAGGGGCAGATCATGGGCGATGACTACGCGTGGGCCCGGCAGGCCGTCCTCAACGACGCCCGGGCGCACGGCGCCATCCTGTCCGAGGATGACATGGCCGAGTGGGTCAGCGCCTGGAAGCAGCCGGGCAGCGTCACCGGCGGGCTCAACTACTACCGGGCGGCGAAGATGGGCCCGCCCGACCACCAGGGCCACGTGGGAGGCAGCAACCTCACCGAGGGGCTTCGGCCGGACCAGCTCGTGGTGAACAAGCCCGTGCTCTTCATCCACGCCGAGCAGGACACCTATCTGCTGCCGGACGGACAGCGCGGACTGCGGGAGTTCGTGCCCCAGATCTCCATCCAGCGCCTGGCGGAAGCCACCCACTGGGCCACCCTCGAGAAGCCCAAGGAAATCAGCCAGCTCGTCCGCAACTTCCTGAACACCACCACCTGAGTCCCGGAGCGCGAGCAACTCCCCGCCCGCGAAGAAGATCGCGGGGAGTCCGGGCACTCAGGCCGCGTACGCGAGCAGCTTCTTGAGCAGCGGCTTCACCAGTTCCTGCCCACGCAAGGCGTTGCGCCAGCGGCTGGGGATGGCGTTGATTCCCTCGCGCAGCCCGGCGATGCCTCCCGCCACCGCCGCCGTCGTGTCGGTGTCATGCCCGAGCACGATCGCCGCCTTCACCACCCGCTCGAAGGAGTCGGCCTCCAGGCAATCGCGCGCCGAGAGCAGACAATCCACCACGTACCCCGTCCCCTTGCCCCGGTAGGGCACGTCCGGACGCACCGCGGCCTCCAGCTCCGAGCGCTGCTCCATCCCCACGGGGTACAGCGCCCGGAAGGAGGCCAACGCGTCGGCCCACGCCCGCGAGGAGCCCTCCAACGTCCGCCGCGCCCAGAGACAGTAGAGCGCGCAGCACACCTGGGAGCGCACGTGTCCGTGCGTCACCCGGGACTGGAGCATGGCGTCGCGCGCCAGCGCCTGATCATCTCCCCGGTGCCAGAGCGCCAGCGGCAACACCCGCATCAGCGCGCCATTGCCATTGTCCCGCTCGCCCGCCGGACCCGCCTTGAGCGCGGGCACGCCCTCGCGCAGATTCGACAGGGCCGTGCGCGTCTGGATGCCCACGTCGAACACCTCACCATCCACCGCCAGGTAGCCCCGCTCGAACCAGTTGACGAGCCGCCGCCCGAGGTCCTCCAGGTCCAACATCCCCCGGGACAGGAGCGAATCGAGCAGGCACAGCGCATGCGCGCCATCATCCGACCACGTCCCCGGAGGCACCTGGGCATGTGCCTGGGAGAAGCCCGCCGGAGGCGTGAACTCGATCTGCGCGGGTGGAGGAATCTGCTCCGGGGCGTGGAACTCGTAGGGCACACCCAGCGCATCCCCGATGAGCAACCCATACAGCCCGCCCTCGAGCCGCTCGCGCCGCGTCGGCATCAAGCCCCTCCCTTGGCCGCGTCCAGGGTGTTGCGCATCAACATGGCGATCGTCATCGGCCCCACGCCGCCGGGCACCGGGGTGATGAACGAGGCGCGCTCCAGGGCGGCCGCGAACTCCACGTCCCCCTTGAGCTTCCCATCCGGCATCCGGTTCATCCCCACGTCGATGACCACCGCGCCGGGCTTGATCCACTCGCCCTTGATGAGCTCGGGCACGCCCACCGCCGCCACGACGATGTCCGCCCGTGACACCTCCTCGGCCAGGTTGCTCTTGCGGTGGCAGATGACCACCGTCGCGTCCGCCTGCAACAGCATCAACGCCATGGGCTTGCCCACGATGTTGCTGCGCCCCACCACCACGGCCCGCTTGCCCGCGGGGTCGCACCCCACCTCGCGCAAGAGCCGCATGACCCCAAAGGGCGTGCACGCCCTCGGCCCCGGCTTGCCGAGCGACAGCTTGCCCGCGTTCATCGGATGGAAGCCGTCCACGTCCTTCTCCGGACGCACCGCCGAGATGATCCGCTCCGCGTCGATGTGCTTGGGCAGGGGGAGCTGCACGAGGATGCCGTGGACCGCGGGATCCTCGTTCAGCCGCTCCACCAGCGACAGCAGCTCCTCCTCGGTGATGCTCGCGTCCGGGTGCTCCTCCCACGAGTTGAAGCCCACCTCCTCGGCCGCCTTCTTCTTGCCGGTGACGTAGATCTTCGAGGCGGGATCCTCCCCCACCCGGACCACCGTCAGCCCCGGCACCAGGCCGCGCTCGGCCTTGAGCCGCTCCACTTCCTGCTTCACCTCGGCGCGCACCCTCGCCGCCACCGCTTTTCCGTCGATCAACTGGCCCATAGCGCGGCGGACTCTATGCGAAACTTCCCGCCGGTCTAGGGAGTGACGCACGCGTGGCACCTGGAAAAGTTCTCGGAGCGATGCTTGGGCTCGGCGTGGGGCTGCTGATCGGCGGCCTCTGGCCCGTCGTCGTGCTCGTGCTCGCCGGAGTCCTGGTGGGCCATCAGCTCGACGGGCTGCTCCAGCCGCCTGCCCGCACGGCCGGCACCAACACTCCCCCTGCCCCCGAGCCCCAGGAACTGGCCGCTCAGCAACACTTCGCCCGCCATCTGTGCGCCCTCTTCATCGAAGTGGCCCGGGCCGATGGCGACCTGGTGCGCGACGAGGTGCGCGTGGTGCGTGAGTACTTCGCCGAACAACTGCGCTACGGCCCCGAGTCGCTCGAGCTCGTGCGCCGCTACCTCAAGGAGCACCTCGCCCGTCCGCCCACCCTGGAGGACTCCGCCGCCGCGTGCCGTGACGAGCTGACCATGTCGGCACGGCTGCTGCTGCTCGATGCGCTGTACGGGCTGGCGCTCGTCGATGGCCAGCTCCACCGCGCCGAGCAGGAGACGCTGCGCCGGATCGCCCAGGGACTCGGGTTGTCCGAGGCGCAGATACGCTCCGTCACGGCGCGCCACTTCGGCGAGGCCCAGGCACACTACACCCGGTTGGGCCTCACCCCCGAGGCCAGTGACGCGGACGTGAAGCGGGCCTTCCGCCAGCTCGCCGCCATCCACCACCCGGACCGGGTCGCCCATCTCGGCCCCGGGGCCGTCGAACAGGCCTCGCGCCGCTTCCAGGAGATTCGCGAGGCCTACGAGAAGATCCGCCAGCTCCGCGGAGGCTGAGTCCACGCGAGGCGGAGCCAGGTGGAGAACCCCACCCGGTGGGCGGACGAGCGGATGGCGGGGCACACCGCGAGGAAAACCGGGCGGCGGAGTGTTTGTCCGCGAGAGGGCTCTGCTCCGGCCGGTCTGGCGAGAAAAGAGTGACATGGGTCGGTTGGCGAAGCTGCTGGAGGAGCGCGGCGAGCAAGTGCTCCACGAATGGAGCGAGCGCGTGGCCAGCGCCTGGCACCGGGCGGCGTGTCGCGCTCGGAGCTGGAGGACCCACTCCCCTCCGTCCTGCGCCAACTGAGGATGGCCCCATGTGGTGGGGCCTCCAAGGATGAACCCTCCGCCGGAATGGGCATGGGTGCCGCCGGGCGCGAGCACGGTGCCCAGCGCTTCCGGTTGGGCTTCACACCGGGCGAGCTGGTGCGCGAGTACGGCCTGCTGAGCGACCTGCTGCTGGAGCTGCTCGTCGACCATGGCCTCCAGCTCCCACCGGAAGAGGTGCGGCTGCTGACGAGCCTCGTGGCCACGGCCACCGCCGAGGCGGTGGAGGAGCACGCCCGCCAGCAAGCGCGCGCGCGGCGCGAAGAGTGGGAGGATCAGGGCCCTCGCCCCCGCCAGCTCCCGGGGGAGGGAGAGCGCGCCCGCCTCAACGCCCTCTTCCTGCAGGCCCCCGTGGGCATAGGCATCATCCGGGGCCCCCAGGCCGTCATTGATCTGGCCAATCCCCAGCTCTGCCGCCTCTGCGGGCGCCGCCCCGATCAGGTGGTGGGCAAGCCCTTGCTGGAGGCGCTGCCAGAGCTGGAAGGGCAAGGATTGGACGACCTGATGCGCGAGGTGATGGCCACGGGCGTGGCCTTCGTGGCCAAGGAGCAGGCGATCCGGTTCGCGCGGGGCGCGGACGGAGCGCTGGAAACCGCGTACTTCAACTTCGTCTATGACGCCCTTCGCGATGAGCAAGGCCACGTCGAGGGCGTCATCATCGTCGCCACGGAGGTGACGCAAGCCGTGCTCGCCCGCCAGCAGGTGGAGACCCTGCTCCAGCGCACCCAGGAGTCCGAGCAGGCCCGCGCCGCGATGATGGACGCGCTCGCCGCGCAGACGCTCGTGGCCGTGTGCTACCTGCGCGGCCCCGACCACGTCTTCGAGACGGCCAATCCCGTCTACCGTCAGTTCGTGGGCCGGGACGTGGTGGGCATGAAAGCGCTGGAGGCCCTTCCCGAGCTGGCATCACAAGGGTTTCCCTCCAACCTGACGCGGGTGTTCCAGACAGGGGTGCCCTACATGGTGCGGGCAGTTCCGGTCCGGGTGGCCCAGGGGCGCGATGGGCCGCTGAACGAGCGCCTGTTCGATCTCATCTACCAGCCCGTGCGCTCGCCCAAGGGAGGCATCGACGGCGTCCTCTCCCTGGTGTTCGAGGTGACGGAGCAGGTGCGCCTGCGGCAGGAGGCCCAACGGATGGCCGAGGAGGAACGGAGCCGCCGGGACTTCGAGCAGCACCTCATCGGCATCGTCAGCCATGACTTGCGCACCCCCTTGAACGCCATCCTCCTGGGTGTGCGGCAACTGCTGCGCCGCGAGGATCTGGACGCCTCCTTCGTCAAGTGCCTCAAACGGCTGCACTCGAGCACCGAGCGCGCCGTGCGCATGGTGCGCGATCTGCTGGACTTCACCCAGGCGCGCCTGGGCGGAAGACTGAAGATCGAGCGCGCGCCGATGAACGTGCACGAGGTGGTACGCGCGGCGGTGGAGGAGTTGCAGGCGACCCACCCCGAGCGCGAGCTGCGACTGGAGACACGGGGAAACGGCCAGGGGAAGTGGGATGGGGATCGGCTGGCGCAACTGGTGGGCAACGCGCTCAAGTACAGCCCCGCGAACAGTGTCGTGACGGTGCGCAGCCAGGGCTGGCCCGAGGACGTCCGGCTGGAGGTGCACAACCTGGGAGAGCCCATCGCCGAGGAGGCGCTGCCCCGGCTCTTCCAGCCCCTGCAACGCGCCGTGGAGGGCACCGACAAGACGAGCCGCAACGTGGGCCTGGGCCTGTACATCGTGGATCAGATCGTGCGCGCGCACGCGGGCCGCATCCAGGTGAGTTCGACCGCGCGCGAGGGCACCCTCTTCGCCGTGCGCCTGCCACGCGAGGGTTGAACCCCACCGGGCCGTGGTCCAGGCGTTGCAAAGAGGGCGCGCCATGACCCTTCTCCCTTTGCGTGGTTCGACGTTCGTGTCGCTGCTGTTCCTCCTGCTGCTCGCGCCCCGCGAGGGTCTCGCCGCCGGAGATACACCCCTGGCCTCCCTGGCGCCCTCCACCACCGGGAGGAGCCTCACCCTGGAGGGCGAGGAGCACGCGCCCTCGACGGAGGAGGCGTCCGGCTGGGAGTTTCGACGGGGCCGGGCGCCCCTGGGACTTCGTCTGCTCACGGAAGTGGGAGCGGGCGTCGTCACAGCCGCGGCGGGAGGGCTCGTGGCGGGGCTCGGGGGATTCGGGCTGTGCCAGGGCACGGGCCTGCTGTACGCCACGGAAGGCGGCTGTTTCTACGCCATGCTCTTCGGCGCCATGGCGGGCATGGCGATCAGCTATCCCGTGGGCGTCTGGTGGGGCGGCGAGGCCGTGGGGGGAGATGGCCGCCTGTGGGCCTCGCTCCTGGGCGGAGGCCTGGGGCTCGCGGCGGGGTACCTGGGCTCGCGAGTCCTCATCGCCCAGACCCAGCGGGGCGAATTCCTCATCGCCATTCCCCTGCTCGCCATGGTGGGGGCCTCCCTGGGCTACGAATTGTCCACCGCGCGCCCGAGCGTCCAGCCCCTCCTGGCCCTCGACACGCGCGGGGGAATGCTCGGCCTGGCGGGCCGCTTCTGACACGCGACATTCCTGTCCGCTTGGTGCGCGGCGAGCCCTGACGGGGATGTCCTGGGGTGGGGCATGATGCGCACGCCATGAAGCCACTCACCGAGGAACAACGAGCCACCCTGGAGGACCTCTACCAGCGGGTCGACACGCGGGCGTCCTCCATCTCCGAGGGCCATGACTGGTGGCCCTGCCGCAAGGGGTGCGATCACTGCTGCCGCCACCTGGCGGAACCACTGACCGTCTCCGAATGGGAATGGATCTACCTCTGGGAGGCCTTCCAGGCCTTGTCCCCCGCCGTGCGGGAGGAGATCCGCACGCGGGTGGCCGAGATGGAGGGCACGCAGCGGCCCTATACCTGCCCCTTCCTGGATCGTGAGTCCGGAGGGTGCCGGGTGTACACGCACCGGCCCCTGGCCTGCCGCACGTATGGCTTCTACGTCAGCCGGGGCGTGGGCACCTGGTGCCACTTCATCCACGCGCTGCTCGAGCAGCATGGAGAGGGAGGCATCCTCTGGGGCAACCACGACGCCGTGGAGACCACCCTGGAGCGGCTGAGTGGTCCCCCGCTCTCTCTGTTCCAATGGTTCTCCGCCCACCCCGGCTGAGACAAGTATTGTACTGGAGTCCAATGCCACCTCTCCGTTCATGGGGCCGCACCCATCAAGGAGAAGCACCAAACCGAGACGACGAGACCAGGTCCCGCCTCCAATGCGAGCGGAAATCCGCTGGGACCATCCATGTGGAGTGGATGACATAAGCCGCTCCCATGTTCATCGACACTAGTCTGCAAAACGTGCATAGCTTGACATGGCGGTATTTATTTCCATACCTTTTCCAACCATGATCCAGCCGGGAATCGAAGACGCCATCAAGAAGATCGTGCAGAGCACGCTCAATCTGCCCGAGAGCGAGATCGATTCGTCCACCAACCTCCGGGATCTTCCTGGGGTCGAGTCGATCAAGATCCTCCGCATCGTCGCCAGCCTGGAGAAGAAGTTCGACGTCCGGCTCGATGATCAGGTGGTGTTCCGAGTGAGCACCATCGAGGAGCTGGCGGGCGCGGTGTCCAAGCTGGTCGAGGAGCGGCGGACGCCGTGAACACCACCGGCCAAAAGACCCCACGCCCGGGGGAAGGTTGGTCTCACGGGGTCACCAACACGCACTACGATCAGGATCCACGCCTCTTCCAGCTCTTCCTGGATCCCTCGATGAAATACAGCCCGGGCTTGTTTCCAGAGGGCAACGAGGATCTCGAGACGGCGCAGCACAAGAAGATGCACTTCATCGCCCGGCAGCTCGGGCTGAAGGGCGGAGAGCGCGTCCTCGATGTGGGGTGTGGCTGGGGCAGTCTCGTCTGCTTCCTGGCCCGGGAGTATGGCTGTGAGGTGGTGGGCGTGACACCCGCTCCGCGCCAGGCCGACTACATCCGCGCGCGCGCGGCGCGGCTCGGCGTCGCCGGGAAGGTGCGGATCGAGGTCGGCCACTTCCATGAGGTCTCGCTTCCCACGGGTGCCTTCCAGGGCATGACCTTCGTCGGCTCCATCACCCACTTTCATGACAAGCCAGGGACGCTCGTCAGGGCCTGGTCGCTCCTCAAGCCCACCGGCAACGTCTATCTTTCCGAGACCTGCTTCTGCAACGCGGCGAAGCGGCGGGAGTTCGAATCCCGGCCCGGGACGAAGTTCGTGCTCCAGGACACCTTCGGCTGGGCGGAGCTGCTCCCCGTCTCGGACTACGTGCGCTACTTCGAGGACGCGGGCTTCTCCCTGCGTGGGCTGGTGGATCTCACCGAGGAGTACTTCCGGACGATAGAGCTGTGGAGCGAGAACGCGCGGCGCAACCGCCAGGCGCTCGACGCCATCGAGCCGGACCTGTGCGAGCGGCTGCTCAAGTACTTCGAGATCTCGAACGCGGGTTGGGGTTACACCAGCAAGCAATACGCGCTGGTCGCATCGAAGCGCCGCTAGCAGCGCCCTGGGGGGGCACATGAACAAGACGCACATCCAGCCAGAGCGCATGCGCCGGCTCGTCACCGACTACATCGAGCGGTGGGAGACGAAGCCCTGGGGGGCGGTGGACATCCCCTGGGAGCAACTCCAGGCGGACCGCCTCACCGAGACCCAGGGCTCGGCCATCCGCTTCGTCACCCTCATCGAGGATCACGTCCCAGGCTACATCCAGGACGTGCTGAAACACTTTCCAGCCGATGAGTCGGTCTCTCCCAGCCAGTTCATGCACAACCGGGAACTCTTCCGGTTCTTCATGCGCTGGGCCCAGGAAGAGGACCGGCACGCGGATGTCTTTGGCCGCTACCAGGTACGCGCCGGCATCCAGAGCGAGGAAGCCCTTCACGCCGAGCTGTGCCGGCAGGGCCGCAAGACGTGGCGCTTTCCCCGCGAGCTTCCCGTCCAGATCTTCACGTACACCGTCATCCAGGAGAAGGCCACCCAGCTCTACTACCAGATGCTGGGCCGGGCGGTGGACGAGCCCGTGCTCAAGGTGCTCCTGAACCGGATCCAGAAGGACGAGGCCCGGCACTTCGCCTTCTACGCGAGCATCCTCGAGGCCTATATCGAGGAGCTGGGACAGGACATCCTCCCGGCGATCCAGGAGGTGCTCCACTCCTTCAAGATGCCGCTGGCGGAGCAGCTCGACAATTACTGGCGGTGGTCGTTGGAAGTCAGTGACGCGGCGGGAGGCTATGATCACACCGCCGCGTATACGGAGTTGGTGCG from Cystobacter ferrugineus encodes the following:
- a CDS encoding acyl-ACP desaturase gives rise to the protein MNKTHIQPERMRRLVTDYIERWETKPWGAVDIPWEQLQADRLTETQGSAIRFVTLIEDHVPGYIQDVLKHFPADESVSPSQFMHNRELFRFFMRWAQEEDRHADVFGRYQVRAGIQSEEALHAELCRQGRKTWRFPRELPVQIFTYTVIQEKATQLYYQMLGRAVDEPVLKVLLNRIQKDEARHFAFYASILEAYIEELGQDILPAIQEVLHSFKMPLAEQLDNYWRWSLEVSDAAGGYDHTAAYTELVRVVQRAANASSSSQKLADWVRAVRAT
- a CDS encoding SAM-dependent methyltransferase; protein product: MNTTGQKTPRPGEGWSHGVTNTHYDQDPRLFQLFLDPSMKYSPGLFPEGNEDLETAQHKKMHFIARQLGLKGGERVLDVGCGWGSLVCFLAREYGCEVVGVTPAPRQADYIRARAARLGVAGKVRIEVGHFHEVSLPTGAFQGMTFVGSITHFHDKPGTLVRAWSLLKPTGNVYLSETCFCNAAKRREFESRPGTKFVLQDTFGWAELLPVSDYVRYFEDAGFSLRGLVDLTEEYFRTIELWSENARRNRQALDAIEPDLCERLLKYFEISNAGWGYTSKQYALVASKRR